Genomic DNA from Corticium candelabrum chromosome 5, ooCorCand1.1, whole genome shotgun sequence:
GCACTATCCACATCTAAAGAAGGTCGGTGGCCACCTGACGCGTCAAGGTAAGAATCTTCTGACTCAAGTCTTATCACCAAATCGTAGTTGCTACGACGCTAGAATATCAAGTTGGGCCTGCACGTGTAACGTGCTGAGAGAGCTTCCACGGAAAGAGTGGGGCACCTTCGTAAAAGCTATTGTTGATGAGGCAATCTCTACTATCAATCAGCAACACAAGACACGCGAAATAGTCTCTTCTGGAAACAAAACGACATGTCGAGATGTTCGGTTGCAAAAGATTTCTTCCGCCTTCAAAAAAGACGTCGTAAACAAGACGCAGATCTATATGAGTTATAGAAGAATTATGACAAGAAGCATCAACTATATCATACAGTTTACGGTTGTAGAGAATTCCGCCAAATTTGAAGTGGTGGGTCATGCTAAGAAGATTGTGTCAATAAAGCAGATGTCGAGATATGCCAAGTATGCCGAATGTCATGATAAAAGAGTCTCcattcaattttgtatttgcaAAACTTTTCCGGATTACGTACCGTGATATTCTCAAATTGTTTTTACTCTTCTAGTAATAACCAAAAAATCTTCTAATATCACCAGttctaataataattttagTCCACAAGAACAATTGGCAGTTTGAATTTGGCTGTGGCCGAGAGCCGactgtttgtatttactaTATATACTAGCCCTCACCCGCTCTATGGGCTGTAGGAATTGCGCTAGCATCTAGATAGTAGCTACATAGCGAAGAAAACGTAAAATTTAACTTTCACCAGTCGTTCATTATTTCAGTAGCCCCCATCGCACAATCTCATTGTAGGGCGGGTCCACCGCACGTGTTACTTTACAGACAAAATCTAGAAGCACAGGCACACGCACAAAAATacgtgcacaaacacacgcacgcgcgcacacacacacacacacacacacacacacacacacacacacacacacacacacacacacacacacacacaccacgttgTATTCCCTCGAATCAGAGTTCCGTCTCATAGCATCCCACTACCTACATTACGCGTCTGTCATGCAGCGAAGAACACGCACCGGCTTACTCCGACTGCAGGATGGCGTCGCTGGCGAGCCCACGTCACATAGTCGactaattgaacaaacaaactccacACGGCCGCATACTCCTCATACTCGGTTAGTTGAACTAACGAACTTTGGCGCCTCTCATTTTAGACCACCAAAGTCTCGTCTCTGGCCGTCGGAGGTATTCcgggcgaaatccgactcgacAGTTCGTCTCCGACGGCCGATCTCGACCCTTCCGTCGCGTTTGGCGACTGTCTGAggccggcgtcgtgtcgatcggcgcgttacagacatccattcagacagacagacggaagcgtgggttggcgtattatatatagtatagGATTGGTTTGCAACCGATTTTTCAAGTATTTCAAAGTAGCGCCGCTTGGTATTTGTGTTCCCTATCTAGGAAACCTCAAATCTacatgtaatattattgaaaCCCTACAGCCTCCGATTTCCCGTAACATCCGCAATTCAGACAAAGAAGATGAGCGTCTCAAAAAAGTCTTTGTTTTGTCTCGTAGCCTATGTCATTGTTACTTTGTTGATTCTAGTTTGGAGCACGTGGCCAGTTAGACTAGAGGCAACGAGAGAGACGTTTCCAAGCAGTCAGAGACCGTTTACTGTAACAGCGCCATTGAGAGAAAAATACTATACGaggcaaacaaacattctTAGACTGGGTAAAGTCATCAACTCTAGAGAAGTCAAACAGGAACTTGCGAACCAGAGTAAACAACAGGAAATGGCAGGCATAGAAGAGCAAACGCTTAGTGAGCTATCTTCTACAGATGTCGGGCCACCGAGTGATAGTGACTGCGCGCTACCAAACCCAACCGCTCCCACCAATCTGGGACGATTGGGTCTAGTGTGGGTATGCAATTTGAGCCAAACCTTTGTTGTCCACAACCGTCAACAAAGAAAGCTCGACATATCATGTGAAGGTAACTTTTCTGTCAACTTTGTTGATCGTGACGCATACGAAGTGCCATTGTCTAACGGCAGGCACGTAAAAGATGAAGTTTGGGAAGAATATACGGGGCCGGCAGCTATCCCCTTCAATACCCAGTATGTTGATGTCGTGTGCAATAACCAACACAATTACAGGACGCAACTAGTACCCAACTTGGAAGGTGAGGCTACGCAACGAAAGATCTACAACACAGTAAAAAAGAATGAGCCCGATTACGAACCGTTGTCGATTTTGTCTCTATCAGTAGATTCACTGTCTCGAGCACAAATGTTTCGACCATTTGGATTACCAAAAACCGCCGCTTTGCTAAAGAAGTTGTACTACTCGTCAGACGTCAATTCTGATTCGACTGGTAAAGCTCGTAGTCACAGGGCGTTCTTGTTTAATCGTGTCAATGCTCTCGGAGGTGGCACAGCAATGAATCTGGTGCCCATGTATGGTGGAACAGCGTTTACAGAGCACGATGAACGCGAAAGAGTAAAGCACCACACGGTTGGAGTGCCGGTCAAAGAATGGGTGTGGCAGTATGCGGCCAAAAGAGGTTATATCACCAGTTATGCTGTGGACGTACAGAAAGGACTGTTTGGAACAAAATTGAATTGTAGCGAGTGTCATTATCGTCACCCGTCTATACCACATTGGGAACACGGATGGTATAGAAAAGAGAACACCGCAATGGGAGACGGCATTCTGTCCGGATTTTGTGACGGAGATGCCATGGTATTTGATTATATCATGAACTACAGCCGTCAAGTGCTGCAAAGAGATCATCCTGCCAAATGGGTCGCATTCGATATGTCACCACATCATCGACCCGAAGCAGACTCGGTCCATCAAGCCGATCACagtctctctctgtttcttgAAACGGTTCTTAGCGAAAATGAAAATTTGGTAGTGTTTCTGTTTGGTGACCATGGCAAGCCATACTTTAAGTTTCTCGACAACGTGGGTGGACACTACGAAACGTTTCTTCCATTTTTCTCCATTCTCCTTCCTTCGCGAGTCCTGAAGAAGAATCCTGAATTTGGCAATAATCTACTAAAGAACTCTAAAAGGCTCATAAGTTACTATGATGTACACACGACGTCAAAGTCCTTGATGCACTATCCACATCTAAAGAAGGTCGGCGGCCACCTGACGCGTCAAGGTAAGAATCTTCTGACTCAAGTCTTATCACCAAATCGTAGTTGCTACGACGCTAGAATATCAAGTTGGGCCTGCACGTGTAACGTGCTGAGAGAGCTCCCACGGAAAGAGTGGGGCACCTTCATAAAAGCTATTGTTGATGAGGCAATCTCTACTATCAATCAGCAGCACAAGACACGCGAAATAGTTTCTTCTGGAAACAAAACGACATGTCGAGATGTTCGGTTGCAAAAGATTTCTTCCGCCTTCAAAAAAGACGTCGTAAACAAGACGCCGATCTATATGAGTTATAGAAGAATTATGACAAGAAGTATCAACTATATCATACAGTTTACGGTTGTAGAGAATTCCGCCAAATTTGAAGTGGTGGGTCATTCTAAGAAGATTGTGTCAATAAAGCAGATGTCGAGATATGCCAAGTATGCCGAATGTCATGATAAAAGAGTCTCcattcaattttgtatttgcaAAACTTTTCCGGATGACATACCGTGATATTCTCAAATTGTTTTTACTCTTCTAGTAATAATCAACAAAACTTGTAATATCACCAGTTCTAATAATAACAGCACTAATAGTAGTCCACAAGAACAATCGGCAGTTTGATTTTGGCTGTGACCGAGAGTCGACTGTTTGTATTACTCTAGATATTAGCCCTCACCCTCAAAGCCTCAGCCCTCACCGTCAAAGTCTCGTCtctggccgtcggaggcagtccGGGCAAAATCCGACTCGACCTTTTGTCTCCGACGGCCGATCTCGACCCTTCAGCCGCGTTTCGCAACGATCTGAGACCGGCgacgtgtcgatcggcgcgtcacagacatccatccagacacacagacatccatccaggcacacagacatccatccaggcacacagacggaagcgtgggttggcgtatttATAGTACAGGCTATCACTTTTTTTGTCACGTCTTGTCTAGAGACTAGTAATGGCTGTTACATGACATATGTCTATGTAATTATAGTTAGAGTTATACCAATAAAGTTGTGTAGTGTAGCGAGTAGTAGTAATACTAataccaacaacaataacataacacaacattaattaattaatatttgaacTCTATGTACGTACATTCTACAATGCAGTACGTATACCAACTGCATGTGGAGCGTTGTCTTTGAGTCAATTATTGGTGATAGCAAAGAAAGTCACTTTTGACAATATTGATTTAGTGAGCTAGCCAGTGAATTGCCACGGCcctgtgcatcttttattctggatccttcgtgcaaacaGGATCcgaaaaatttcttgcaaacgggatccgagcCGCGTGCCGATACCGACCGCTTCAACCTCTTcatcaataacaatgcaacgtctctgcgcttactctagcagttgtacggcTGCGCTCTTTACGGTGACGCGGAGGTCGCCATTTGCCTAAtgcctttcactgtgccaaatgcaccgaaacatgtcacagatcgctttgcaactatttttgcagactctaaaaaataaaagaagacgacaaaacaagtttggagtcgctgcgttgtttcctcgatttactacaaaaaggatcccgtttgcacgaaacgaATGCAGCGCCGGATCTAGAAATTTTTGAATTGgagttcaccgttagcagttatttaaagcattactaatttctcttttgtaatgaaattatatgaaatgactgaatcacgcctattggaaaagagggggtttcaacccctctggatccggccttGGAATGTCATGTCAGTTTGTAGGACAGTAACTAACATCTACCTTCCAGGGCTTTCtcttaaaaaattaatttactttCTGCATGAAACAGCGGTTTGTTTATCACTTTGTGTGCAGATATTTTGTAGTAGCTAGTGAACGTAGTGAGATCAGTTAGGGTCAGTCGTTTCTAGCTATAGTAGAGATTAACATCAATTTTTTTCATTCTGATGGAGAAGTGCATGTCTAGTGATGGAATTAAGAAATATTTACAGTTCACTCTGGATCAATTGCTCGAGTGGTTGTAGCTGCTGCTGATTAAGATCAATATTGTTGATTCTCAAAATAAatttgcgcgcgcgcgcactcccctccccacacacacacacgcacgctcgcacacacacacacacacacacacacacacacacacacacacacacacacacacacacacacacacacacacacacacacacacacgttttaGTATGTGGTAAAAGAAGATAGTGCTACTTAGAGTTCAATTGTAGGAATGGCATTCAGAAGCGCTGTGCCTGCAGAGATGTTCTTTCTACTGGAAATCTGAGCTAGAGGCTTGACTGTACAGTGAATAAATTATTCTTGCAATTGACTTGGTTGCATTGGGGTACTTTGTAGTATCCAAATTTAAGGGTAAGAGTGCGCCAACATTTTCAAATTAATCTAGAATCTAATAATGTCTTCCACTGGCAGAAGCATCCGCGTACCGTACCAAGTTTCGCGCAGGCGCGCCGAGGTCTGGACTTCCAGGCTTCACAACCGAGCATGCTCAAAGCGGGACTCTAGGTAACTTTTATCGTTTATCTTCCTAATGTTCACGCCCGAACGCACAGCTACGACGCGGTTTCTGCCATCTGGGCGTTCTCTCGTCGGTCGGACACCACGGTAGACTTCAGACTGCAGGTGCTCGTGTCGACTGACGTCTACATGCAGTTCTCTGCCTTTCTAGGTCTATGACTAAGAGTGAAGTCAAGTTGCGCAGAGTATTACAAGAGACCGATTACCATCGTTTAGAACGTCTTGAGTGGACTGTACCCGTTCAAATTCAAGAGGCTCTTGTGCACTCTTCTGACAGTGCAAGTCAGTCTAGTCTACAGTAGGAGAAATTCTTTAGCTCTTAATTTTTTGCAAAATGTATTTTAGGTAATATTAGTTGCCGGTGGTGTGAGAGTGGCTTTCTTTGTGTACTGACTGCCACAAAGTTGCTGGTGTGGCATGTACAAGGCAGTGATAAGACAATGGTGTGTAAGTTTTTGCTATCTGCAAGTGTAGAAATATCATTCATTATATGTACTGTTTGCACTACTTgtcattgttattgttgttctTGTACTTCTTTTTGTTCTGAAATTTCTCAGTTGGATTTGGCAACAGCTAAAAACACCACATGCTTATTGTGGTGTTATTTGTTCAAACAGACGGTTACCTAATTCTGAGAGTCAAATATGTACAATTACtgtagtattttgcgttcaattatctgaatgcggcgttcaattatccgattcaggcgtttaATTATCCGactcgggcattcaattatccgatatTCTGTTatagaagtaccaaatttatagaaataattatttctagtCTGATACCTAAAGTCAAAACCgcacacatttctttcatggcgtctttct
This window encodes:
- the LOC134179324 gene encoding uncharacterized protein LOC134179324, whose translation is MFTPERTATTRFLPSGRSLVGRTPRSMTKSEVKLRRVLQETDYHRLERLEWTVPVQIQEALVHSSDSASNISCRWCESGFLCVLTATKLLVWHVQGSDKTMVCKFLLSASVEISFIIFGFGNS